In Dama dama isolate Ldn47 chromosome X, ASM3311817v1, whole genome shotgun sequence, one genomic interval encodes:
- the LOC133052226 gene encoding small nuclear ribonucleoprotein E-like produces the protein MAYWGQGQKVQKVMVQPINLIFRYLQNRSWIQVWLYEQVNMRIEGCIIGFDEYMNLILDDAEEIHSKTKSRKQLGQIMLKGDNITLLQSVSN, from the coding sequence atGGCGTACTGGGGCCAGGGCCAGAAGGTGCAGAAGGTGATGGTGCAGCCCATCAATCTCATCTTCAGATACTTGCAAAATAGATCATGGATTCAGGTGTGGCTTTATGAGCAAGTGAATATGCGGATAGAGGGCTGTATCATTGGTTTTGATGAGTATATGAACCTCATATTAGATGATGCAGAAGAGATTCATTCTAAAACAAAGTCAAGAAAACAACTGGGTCAGATCATGCTAAAAGGAGATAACATTACTCTGCTCCAAAGTGTCTCCAACTAG